Below is a window of Mycobacteriales bacterium DNA.
ACCGGGCCGTCATCCCCGGCGTACGACGTCGCGCCGACATCGTGTTCGGTCCCGCGAAGGTCGCCGTCTTCGTCGACGGCTGCTTCTGGCACCGATGCCCCGAGCACGGCACGCTCCCCAAGGCGAACAGCGAGTGGTGGGCGGACAAGCTCCAGCGCAACGTCGAACGCGACGCGGACACCGACCGACGTCTCGCCGATCTCGGCTGGCTGGCAGTTCACGTCTGGGAGCACGAGGCTAGCGCGGACGCTGCGACCCGAGTAGCCGCGCTTGTCGACCGGTCGCGAACTCTACGTTCTGACGCTCGTGGTGAGGACCCGCCTCTCTAGAGCAGAGAGCCCGCCTCGAGCACCTTGGTGACTGCATACAGGATCCGCTCATGCCGATGTGCGCGCGTTACAGAATCCCGGAAGAACGTCGCTAGGTTCGCGGTGTGACAGAGCCGATTGAAACCTGCGAGCCGGGACCGCCTCAGATCTCGCCGCCGACCACGGCAGCCCCCGACGGGAGCTGTCTCGCGCTGCTTCGGCTTCCCTCGGCGTTCACACAGGACGCACTGATGCGGACCGACGAGTTCATCAAAGAAGCAAGGCGTCGAGGGCAAGAGCGCCTCAGCGTGGGCCGCCTGCAGGCGCTCCACTCGCATCGCCTGCTCCTACCGCTCTTTCGGCTCTCTGACACGGCGATCACCGGTCGGGCCTTCGAAGTCGAGGGGCCGTACGCACTGAACCCCAGGGGCTGGGTCATGGAAGCAGCCGCCGCTGGCTGTCTCCGCGACGCTGCCGATGAGGGCTACACAACGGCGTGGCCGTATGAGCGCCCGACGGACGAAACAGATCGCCGCTGGTGGAACGGGTTCGTCTACAGCTCGTGGCAACTGCTGGACCTCGACGCCGCACTCAACGATCTGGCCTGGATCGAGGGCGGCGCCGACCATGCCCTGCGAGTCGTCGCGGCCCAGGCACGACGCCGGCGGGCTCTCGCCCTTTCTGCGCTCTCGACGCGACACATGCCCGCGATCATGGGCAATATCAGCTACCCCTCAGGTGTTGATCAGGCTCGCACCGAGGCTAGCCGCTACTCCATCGAGGATTCCGATCGACTCGCCCTGGTGAACTACCCGGTGCAGAGACTGCGCCCCGACGCCGAGAACCTGCTCGCAGCTGCGCACTCAGATCCCCTCATCGGCTGGTGGTCACTCATCCGACACAGCAACGGAGACGGATGGGCGAAGATCAGCGGGCCCAGTGCTGGCTACCTGTGGATGCGGGTCGCCGCCGAGGTTCTTCTCCGCGCGCACGAAACCCTGTCTGAAGCGGGGACGCTAGAGCGCCTGCCGACGACGGGTCCGACCGGCTGGTGGAGTCCGCTGCACGACCGCGTGGACTCGCACGCTTCCGCTGGCCGGACCCTGGATGAGGCACTGGCGATGTTGGGCCTTACACCTCAGCCACGAGTGCTGCTCCTCGTTGAGGGTGACACGGAGATGCTGGGTGAGTCCCCTGGAGTGGTGTAACTCGGCCCCGTGATCGTGGTCGACGTCGTGTCGGTCCCGGACGTTGAGGGGCCACCGCGTGAGGCTCTGTGAGAACCCGCCAAGGAACTCACGGAAGGACTCACCACGATGGCCCTGGACCAGTCTGCCCTGCTCGAAGTGCTCGAGACGATGCGCAGCGCCGATGCCGGCGAGCTGATGCGCCGGTTGCTCGGCACGATCATGCAAGAGCTCGTCGACGCCGAAGCGGCCGCGCACATCGGGGCGCTGCCCCATGAGCGCAGCGAGACCCGCACGACGCAACGCAACGGCACCCGCGACAAGACCGTCACCACGACCGCTGGTGACCTCACGATCAAGATCCCGAAGGTCCGGACCGGGTCGTTCTTCCCGTGCCTGCTCAACCCGCGGCGGCGCATCGACGTCGCGCTGCACGCGGTCGTGATGCAGGCCTACGTCGAGGGCGTCAGCACCCGCCGGGTCGACGACCTGGTCGTCGCGCTCGGTGGGACGGGGATCAGCAAGAGCGAAGTCAGTCGGATCTGCGCGAAGCTCGACGCGGAGGTCGCCGCCTGGCGGGCCCGACCGCTGGACGAGCAAGCGTTCCCCTACGTCTTCCTCGACGCGACCTACTGCAAGGTCCGCATCAACCAGCGCATCGTCAGCCAGGCCGTGGTCATCGCCACGGGCGTCAGCGCCGACGGCAAGCGCGAAGTGCTGGGCTGCGCGGTCGGTGACAGCGAGACCGAGGCGTTCTGGACCGAGTTCCTGCGCGATCTGCGCGACCGCGGCCTGGACGGCGTCCAGCTCGTCATCAGCGATGCGCACCGCGGGCTGGTCAACGCCATCAGCGCCGTGCTGCAAGGCGCCGCCTGGCAACGGTGCCGGGTGCACTTCATGCGCAACGCCCTGGCGAAGGTGAACAAGGGCCACGCCGAGATGGTCGCCGCGACGATCCGCACCGTGTTCGCGCAGCCCAACGGCCCCAAGGTCCGGGCGCAGGTCGACAACGTCGCCGGCCTGCTGCGCGGGGAGTTCCCCGCCGTCGCGGACCTGCTCTGCGACGCCAAGACCGACCTCACCGCGTTCGCCGACTTCCCCCTCGCGCACTGGCAGAAGATCTGGTCCACCAACCCCCTCGAGCGCCTCAACCGCGAGGTCAAGAGGCGCACCGACGTCGTCGGGATCTTCCCCAACAACGACAGCCTCCTGCGGCTCTCAGCATGCGTCCTGATCGAGGCCCACGACGAGTGGCAAGACAGCAACCGCCGCTACCTCAGCGAGGCCTCCATGGCGCTGCTGAACCCGCCGCCGCCAACCGCCCTGGAGACCAAGACGACCCCCGCACCCAAGCGCACCAGGAGGTCCATCGCCGCTACGGCATAGTTGCTCTCACTCGCAGAGCAGCACGCGACGAGTTACACCACACCCCGGGACGCGATCGAGATGCTCCACGTTTCCCGAACGCTCGACCTCTTCGGCCTCGACCGTTCTCACCTTGTGCGGGTGCAGAACGCCCGTTCCTCCAACGTCAACCCAGGTCTTATCGCCCGGTACGCGGTGGCACCTCGACTGCACCCGCGCTACGCAGAGACTGGGCAGGTGGAGGGGCGCCCCACCGCTCTCGTCATCGCCATGGACCCTGAGAATCGGTGGCGCGACGTCGAAAGCAGGGCCGAAGAGCTACGGGTGCTTCAGCAGGCTCTTCGGCAAGAGGTAGAAGCGCAAGGCGGCGCGATCACGCAGGAAGGGCTCGACTTCCTCGTGAGCGTCCACGTTTGGGGCGACCAGAAGTACGAACTCGCAAACTTCTCGGACGACGAGCTGGCCTCAGCACTGAAGCAACTCGTCTTCGAGCTCAGGACCAACGTGGAAGCAGGTATGGGCGCACAGATCGCGGCGGAACTTGCGTCAGCCCGTTCGAACTGTCAAGACATCGGTGTCGTCCTGGGTCGACTACGCATTCCTGCGAGCAAGGTCCGACTCGCCGAACTCCTCTGGCCCGTGCTGCTCCGCAAGATCCAGTCTCAGGCCGGGGA
It encodes the following:
- a CDS encoding very short patch repair endonuclease, with translation MPTPEPSSPVVRRRLQRQVRRDTKPELALRRTLHAMGLRFRVDRAVIPGVRRRADIVFGPAKVAVFVDGCFWHRCPEHGTLPKANSEWWADKLQRNVERDADTDRRLADLGWLAVHVWEHEASADAATRVAALVDRSRTLRSDARGEDPPL
- a CDS encoding IS256 family transposase, which codes for MALDQSALLEVLETMRSADAGELMRRLLGTIMQELVDAEAAAHIGALPHERSETRTTQRNGTRDKTVTTTAGDLTIKIPKVRTGSFFPCLLNPRRRIDVALHAVVMQAYVEGVSTRRVDDLVVALGGTGISKSEVSRICAKLDAEVAAWRARPLDEQAFPYVFLDATYCKVRINQRIVSQAVVIATGVSADGKREVLGCAVGDSETEAFWTEFLRDLRDRGLDGVQLVISDAHRGLVNAISAVLQGAAWQRCRVHFMRNALAKVNKGHAEMVAATIRTVFAQPNGPKVRAQVDNVAGLLRGEFPAVADLLCDAKTDLTAFADFPLAHWQKIWSTNPLERLNREVKRRTDVVGIFPNNDSLLRLSACVLIEAHDEWQDSNRRYLSEASMALLNPPPPTALETKTTPAPKRTRRSIAATA